One genomic region from Pseudomonadota bacterium encodes:
- a CDS encoding TetR family transcriptional regulator C-terminal domain-containing protein: MTDRLQQAEHTRERILEGAAQEMYRVGYQAASTGNILKRLGISKGALYHHFPSKQALGYAVLDEYLAARHARHWDHVSQTGDPLGAVIDQLATQCQSMRAEQMRHGCPINNLAQEMSPLDEGFRERVSAIYACWQQSLERAFERAQALGTMAPTTDARGLATLIVATTQGAVGLMKNSMDESLFRQAITALLVHLRAQRIQR, encoded by the coding sequence ATGACCGACCGGCTGCAGCAGGCTGAGCACACGCGCGAGCGCATTCTCGAGGGCGCGGCCCAGGAGATGTACCGCGTCGGCTACCAAGCTGCTTCCACGGGCAATATCCTCAAGCGCCTCGGGATTTCCAAGGGCGCCCTCTATCACCACTTCCCGAGCAAGCAGGCGCTTGGCTACGCAGTCCTCGACGAGTACTTGGCCGCGCGCCACGCACGCCACTGGGACCACGTGAGCCAAACGGGCGATCCCCTAGGCGCCGTCATCGACCAGCTCGCCACCCAGTGCCAGTCGATGCGGGCCGAGCAGATGCGTCATGGCTGTCCAATCAACAATTTGGCCCAGGAAATGTCTCCTCTGGATGAAGGCTTCCGAGAGCGCGTTAGCGCCATCTACGCGTGTTGGCAGCAGTCCCTCGAGCGAGCCTTCGAGCGGGCCCAAGCGCTCGGCACGATGGCGCCCACCACGGACGCCCGAGGCTTAGCGACGCTGATCGTGGCCACCACTCAGGGGGCAGTTGGGCTGATGAAGAACTCGATGGACGAATCGCTGTTCCGCCAAGCCATCACGGCTCTGCTGGTGCACCTACGGGCCCAGCGCATCCAACGCTGA
- the folD gene encoding bifunctional methylenetetrahydrofolate dehydrogenase/methenyltetrahydrofolate cyclohydrolase FolD, whose translation MSATVIDGKAFAAKIRGEVATQVRKLSEQHQLQPGLAVVLVGENPASQVYVANKAKQTVEVGMRSIEHRLEADVSADELLGLVHRLNDDPEVNGILVQLPLPDHINSDDVLNAIDPAKDVDGFHVVNVGRLSTGMRSLVPCTPLGCLLMLRDHLGDMSGANAVIVGRSNIVGKPMAQLLLSANATVTVAHSRTRDLADVCRAADILVAAVGRPEMVQGEWVKPGATVIDVGINRVPAPERGEGKTRLVGDVDYPAAVQVAGAITPVPGGVGPMTIACLLANTVTATCLANELDPPAHLTA comes from the coding sequence ATGAGCGCTACGGTCATCGACGGCAAGGCATTCGCTGCCAAGATACGCGGCGAGGTGGCAACGCAGGTGCGCAAGCTATCCGAACAGCATCAGCTGCAGCCAGGCTTAGCCGTTGTCCTCGTTGGCGAGAACCCGGCGAGCCAAGTCTACGTGGCGAACAAAGCCAAGCAGACCGTCGAAGTGGGCATGCGCTCGATCGAGCATCGCCTCGAGGCAGACGTGTCTGCCGACGAGCTGCTCGGCCTCGTTCATCGACTCAATGACGATCCTGAGGTGAACGGGATCCTCGTGCAGCTGCCCTTGCCCGATCACATCAATTCGGACGACGTGCTCAACGCTATAGATCCCGCCAAAGACGTCGACGGCTTCCACGTGGTGAACGTGGGTCGCCTTTCCACAGGTATGCGCTCGTTGGTGCCCTGCACACCCCTTGGCTGCCTGCTCATGCTTCGCGATCACCTCGGTGATATGTCCGGCGCCAATGCGGTAATCGTCGGTCGCTCAAACATCGTGGGCAAGCCGATGGCGCAGTTGCTGCTCAGTGCCAATGCCACGGTCACCGTTGCCCACTCACGCACGCGCGACCTGGCGGACGTGTGCCGAGCCGCGGACATCTTAGTGGCCGCGGTCGGCCGCCCCGAGATGGTTCAGGGCGAGTGGGTAAAGCCCGGTGCCACCGTGATAGATGTTGGCATCAACCGCGTGCCTGCGCCGGAGCGCGGCGAAGGTAAGACGAGGCTGGTTGGCGACGTGGACTACCCCGCGGCGGTGCAGGTGGCCGGCGCGATCACGCCGGTGCCCGGCGGCGTGGGTCCGATGACAATCGCCTGTCTGCTCGCCAACACGGTAACGGCCACCTGCCTGGCGAACGAGCTCGACCCGCCGGCGCACCTGACCGCCTGA
- the purT gene encoding formate-dependent phosphoribosylglycinamide formyltransferase, which produces MMSIGTPLTDSARRVILLGCGELGKEVAIELQRLGVEVIGVDRYSNAPAMQVAHRSYVIDMLDGEALQAVIEQEHPALIVPEIEAIATDTLLELETRGHRVVPVARAAHITMNRERIRRLAAEELRVPTSPYRFADSADACAEAVDALGLPVFIKPVMSSSGKGQSIVREAQDVAAAWDHAQVAGRAGGGRVIVEGQVSFESEITLLTVRHRGRDGQVRTSYCAPIGHRQEDGDYRESWQPHAVSKPALERAQEMAGKITNALCEERPDAGFGVFGVEFFLQGDEVIFSEVSPRPHDTGLVTLMTQDLSQFALHARAILGLPIPVIRQLGPGASYALVAEGDSNAPRFEGLEDALAMCDVHLRLFGKPQIHGRRRMGVVLAASDTLAESRLRAQAAADSIRIALE; this is translated from the coding sequence ATGATGTCCATCGGCACGCCCCTCACCGACTCCGCCCGGCGTGTGATCCTGCTCGGTTGCGGTGAGCTCGGCAAGGAGGTCGCGATCGAATTGCAGCGGCTGGGGGTGGAAGTGATCGGCGTGGACCGATACTCCAACGCCCCTGCCATGCAGGTTGCCCATCGTAGCTACGTGATCGACATGCTCGACGGGGAAGCGCTGCAAGCGGTGATCGAACAAGAGCACCCCGCCTTGATCGTGCCGGAGATCGAAGCCATCGCCACGGACACGCTATTGGAGCTGGAAACACGCGGCCACCGCGTCGTGCCCGTGGCGAGGGCAGCCCACATCACTATGAACCGGGAGCGAATCCGACGTCTGGCGGCCGAAGAGCTGCGCGTACCCACCTCTCCCTATCGCTTCGCTGACAGCGCGGATGCTTGTGCGGAGGCCGTAGACGCGCTGGGCCTGCCCGTGTTCATCAAGCCGGTGATGAGCTCCTCAGGTAAGGGCCAATCGATCGTGCGTGAGGCGCAGGACGTGGCCGCTGCCTGGGATCACGCCCAAGTGGCCGGGCGCGCTGGCGGTGGACGGGTGATCGTCGAAGGCCAGGTCAGCTTCGAGTCGGAGATCACCCTGCTGACCGTTCGCCATCGAGGCCGCGACGGACAGGTACGCACGAGCTACTGCGCACCGATCGGTCACCGTCAGGAGGACGGCGACTACCGCGAGTCGTGGCAACCCCATGCGGTCAGCAAGCCTGCGCTCGAACGTGCCCAGGAGATGGCCGGGAAGATCACCAACGCCCTGTGCGAAGAACGTCCGGACGCAGGCTTCGGTGTGTTTGGCGTCGAGTTTTTCTTGCAGGGCGATGAGGTGATCTTCAGCGAGGTATCGCCCCGCCCCCACGACACTGGCTTGGTCACTTTGATGACCCAAGACCTCTCTCAGTTCGCCCTTCACGCGCGGGCAATCCTCGGGTTGCCTATCCCTGTGATCAGACAACTCGGCCCAGGCGCGTCCTACGCGTTGGTGGCCGAGGGGGACTCGAACGCACCGCGCTTCGAGGGCTTGGAAGACGCCCTCGCGATGTGCGATGTCCATCTGCGCCTCTTTGGCAAGCCGCAGATTCACGGACGGCGCCGAATGGGGGTCGTCCTTGCCGCCTCCGATACGCTGGCCGAATCTCGCCTGCGGGCGCAGGCCGCGGCAGATTCCATTCGCATCGCGCTGGAGTGA